The Streptomyces sp. HSG2 genome has a segment encoding these proteins:
- a CDS encoding A24 family peptidase → MRATPAGVAGTGDPGAGLGPPGAAGTGIGQSGAVPSDLGLSGLGAWGAAESWVIVGALLWGVVAGVLLPRAAYRFAAPAGEPWRDRCPGGHAISGWLGRARCVSCAGGSVGDPGGFYGPGPALPAVTALVCVALAATVGVRPELAVWLALAPVGVLLAVVDLRVSRLPDPLTLPFAGATVVLLGLVAPAPGAAGSWTGALSGGLVLGAGHLALWLLNPAGMGFGDVKLALGVGAVLGWYGWPVLLLGTTAGFVLGAGYGGLLVLRRRAGRGTAIAFGPFLLAGALLGLLVGARSA, encoded by the coding sequence ATGAGGGCGACACCGGCCGGCGTCGCCGGTACGGGGGACCCGGGCGCGGGCCTTGGCCCGCCGGGTGCGGCGGGGACGGGGATCGGGCAGTCGGGCGCCGTCCCCTCGGATCTCGGGCTGTCCGGGCTCGGGGCATGGGGGGCCGCCGAGTCCTGGGTGATCGTCGGCGCCCTGCTGTGGGGCGTGGTCGCCGGGGTGCTGTTGCCGAGGGCCGCGTATCGGTTCGCGGCCCCGGCCGGCGAGCCGTGGCGGGACCGTTGCCCCGGCGGCCACGCGATCTCCGGTTGGTTGGGGCGCGCGCGGTGTGTGTCGTGTGCCGGCGGGTCGGTGGGGGACCCTGGGGGCTTCTACGGGCCCGGTCCGGCACTCCCCGCCGTCACCGCGCTCGTCTGTGTCGCCCTGGCCGCGACCGTCGGTGTCCGGCCCGAGCTGGCGGTCTGGCTGGCGCTGGCCCCGGTCGGGGTGCTGCTGGCCGTCGTCGACCTGCGCGTGTCGCGGCTTCCGGACCCGCTGACTCTGCCGTTCGCCGGTGCGACGGTGGTGCTGCTGGGCCTGGTCGCGCCCGCCCCCGGGGCCGCCGGCTCCTGGACAGGAGCCCTGTCGGGCGGCCTCGTCCTGGGGGCCGGTCATCTCGCGCTGTGGCTGCTCAACCCGGCCGGCATGGGGTTCGGCGACGTGAAGCTGGCGCTCGGCGTCGGCGCCGTCCTCGGCTGGTACGGCTGGCCGGTGCTGCTGCTGGGCACGACCGCCGGGTTCGTCCTGGGCGCCGGATACGGCGGTCTGCTGGTTCTCCGGCGGCGGGCGGGCCGGGGGACGGCCATCGCCTTCGGACCGTTTCTCCTCGCGGGGGCCCTGCTGGGGCTGCTGGTGGGGGCCCGCTCGGCCTGA